A portion of the Desertifilum tharense IPPAS B-1220 genome contains these proteins:
- a CDS encoding AI-2E family transporter yields the protein MNLGQWLGFICLIFALYILWQIRQILLLAFAAVVLATAMNSAVRRLQKSGLNRGSAVLLTVSITILFFILFFLIVVPPFIEQFQMLVALLPSGLERSRQLLLVVRLNWPSWLPALPDISNLLQDLQPIVTQVFGNFYAIFSNSLSAAVQMLLVMILTLMMLVDPLAYRQVFVRLFPSFYRRRIDEILSECEVALGNWFAGIMLTSLFIAVLSGIGLWILGIKLVLAHALLAGLLNFIPNIGPTLSVIFPVTVALLDIAAPWKAIAVVILYLVIQNIESYLVTPTVMARQVSLLPAVTLLAQIIFASFFGILGLLLALPLAVIAQVCIKEVLIKDILDDWQRDRDPILTVSPTGVSEMSVSNPHLATELPVDADPQEDPMNSSVPGDSETRSP from the coding sequence GTGAACCTGGGTCAGTGGCTTGGCTTTATTTGTTTGATCTTTGCCCTTTATATTTTGTGGCAAATTCGCCAAATTCTGCTGCTGGCATTTGCGGCGGTGGTGTTGGCAACGGCGATGAATAGTGCGGTACGCCGCTTGCAAAAGTCGGGCTTGAATCGAGGTTCGGCGGTTTTGCTAACGGTGAGCATTACGATTTTATTTTTTATTTTGTTCTTTTTAATTGTGGTGCCGCCGTTTATCGAGCAGTTCCAAATGTTGGTGGCGCTGTTACCGAGTGGTTTAGAGCGATCGCGCCAACTGTTACTAGTCGTCCGCCTCAATTGGCCGTCTTGGTTGCCTGCCCTGCCGGATATTTCCAATTTGTTACAAGACTTACAGCCGATTGTTACTCAAGTTTTTGGTAACTTTTACGCGATTTTCTCCAATTCGTTGAGTGCGGCAGTACAAATGCTGCTGGTGATGATCTTAACGCTGATGATGTTGGTCGATCCGCTGGCCTATCGTCAAGTGTTTGTACGGTTGTTCCCCTCGTTCTATCGTCGCCGCATTGATGAAATTTTATCGGAGTGCGAGGTGGCGCTGGGGAACTGGTTTGCTGGGATTATGCTGACTTCGTTGTTTATTGCAGTTCTCAGCGGGATTGGGTTATGGATTTTAGGGATTAAGTTGGTTTTAGCGCACGCCCTGTTAGCCGGGTTGCTGAATTTTATCCCGAATATTGGACCGACGTTGAGCGTGATTTTTCCGGTGACGGTGGCGCTGTTGGATATTGCGGCCCCCTGGAAGGCGATCGCCGTAGTGATTCTTTACCTGGTGATTCAAAATATTGAAAGCTATTTGGTGACACCAACGGTGATGGCGCGTCAGGTTTCGTTACTTCCGGCGGTGACGTTGTTAGCCCAAATTATTTTTGCCAGCTTTTTTGGGATTTTGGGATTGTTACTAGCGCTACCGCTAGCTGTCATTGCTCAGGTTTGTATTAAAGAGGTTTTAATTAAGGATATTTTGGATGATTGGCAGCGCGATCGCGATCCAATTTTAACGGTTTCTCCCACAGGGGTTTCGGAAATGTCGGTCAGCAATCCGCACTTAGCCACGGAATTGCCAGTTGATGCCGATCCCCAGGAAGATCCCATGAATTCATCGGTTCCTGGCGACTCGGAAACGCGATCGCCCTAA
- a CDS encoding isochorismate synthase, translating to MNIVKSFGEFIQYLLEAATRTFQPNEEEYPEIGVQPYSGDGASEWVEF from the coding sequence ATGAATATTGTTAAATCTTTTGGTGAGTTTATCCAGTATTTGCTAGAAGCAGCTACTCGCACTTTCCAACCGAATGAGGAAGAATATCCAGAAATTGGCGTTCAACCCTATTCGGGAGATGGCGCTTCTGAATGGGTCGAGTTTTGA